A single Hippocampus zosterae strain Florida chromosome 17, ASM2543408v3, whole genome shotgun sequence DNA region contains:
- the lfng gene encoding beta-1,3-N-acetylglucosaminyltransferase lunatic fringe has translation MLKNNGKKTAVCVSTAAVLCLLMLLVAVRHRGAQVRAKSTDQEDTRSLPGAEAGEATAQGGGQKGFSAYFGKLSRGRRAAEKPAARSSGSAGDTATPPAEDIRPDDLFIAVKTTKKFHQSRLNLLLDTWISRSMQQTYIFTDGEDEELKMKIGSHAINTNCSAAHSRQALSCKMAVEYDKFIELGKKWFCHVDDDNYVNVRALLKQLSQYQHTQDVYIGKPSLDRPIEATERLGDNKMKPVNFWFATGGAGFCVSRGLALKMSPWASGGHFMNTAEKIRLPDDCTVGYIIESVLGVSLIRSNLFHSHLENLQQVSRSEIHKQITLSYGMFENKSNIINLKGAFPVEEDPSRFKSVHCLVYPDTPWCPPQVAL, from the exons ATGCTGAAGAACAACGGGAAGAAGACGGCCGTCTGCGTGAGCACCGCGGCGGTTCTCTGCCTGCTGATGTTGTTGGTCGCCGTGCGCCATCGCGGAGCTCAAGTGCGCGCGAAGAGCACCGATCAGGAGGACACTCGGTCGCTACCCGGGGCCGAAGCGGGGGAGGCTACGGCGCAAGGCGGTGGGCAGAAGGGCTTCTCGGCGTACTTCGGCAAGCTGAGCCGCGGGCGCAGGGCGGCGGAGAAGCCCGCTGCGCGCTCCTCTGGCTCCGCCGGGGACACCGCAACCCCGCCGGCCGAGGACATCCGACCCGATGACTTGTTCATCGCGGTGAAGACCACCAAGAAGTTCCACCAGTCCAGACTCAACCTGCTTCTGGACACTTGGATCTCTAGGAGTATGCAACAG ACATACATCTTCACAGAcggtgaggatgaggagctCAAAATGAAAATCG GGAGTCACGCTATCAACACTAACTGTTCGGCCGCTCACAGCCGACAGGCCCTGTCCTGCAAGATGGCCGTGGAGTATGACAAGTTCATTGAGTTGGGCAAGAA GTGGTTCTGTCATGTTGACGACGACAACTACGTGAACGTTCGCGCTCTGCTCAAGCAGCTTTCTCAGTACCAGCACACCCAGGACGTGTACATCGGAAAGCCCAGCCTGGACAGGCCCATAGAAGCCACGGAGAGGCTGGGCGACAATAAGATG AAACCGGTTAACTTCTGGTTTGCTACTGGGGGGGCAGGCTTCTGTGTGAGTCGCGGTTTGGCACTCAAAATGAGCCCCTGGGCCAG CGGCGGCCATTTCATGAACACGGCGGAGAAGATCCGCCTGCCCGACGATTGCACCGTGGGCTACATCATCGAGTCAGTGTTGGGCGTCTCGCTCATACGCAGCAACTTGTTCCACTCACACCTGGAGAACCTGCAACAAGTGTCTAGATCGGAGATCCACAAGCAG ATTACTCTCAGTTACGGGATGTTTGAAAACAAGAGCAATATCATCAATTTGAAAGGAGCTTTTCCTGTTGAGGAGGATCCATCCAG GTTCAAGTCGGTGCACTGCCTGGTGTACCCCGACACTCCGTGGTGTCCGCCCCAGGTTGCTTTGTAG